A genomic stretch from Flavobacterium branchiarum includes:
- a CDS encoding carboxypeptidase-like regulatory domain-containing protein, translating to MKLKFTWILTMLTFLTMQFSFAQEKTISGIVSDDVAGPIPGVNVTIKGTTIGVQTDFDGKYSVKAKPGDVLIFSYMGMLDKTITVGTSSVVNIEMKEDGKALEEVVVMGYVTKSKSNMTGSSKQLSGTVLSGVPTVSVDQALQGKVVGLQVSSSSGTPGSVQDIRIRGAGSISANNQPLYVIDGVPVISGDLSGGNDNKTIQATKSTGSSMSVLASLNSHDIESMTILKDASATAAYGARGSNGVIVITTKRGKIGKPSYNFSNSIGFQNNAVTGRNVLTGDQRKELYLDAVYNTYGASDGFDRAGAENWILKTPEGQKVDASKANLKDWDGVSHNWGELLKNKNALVQNTDFSVSAGDEKTTFNASLGYNKTESTIRGAEFRRFTAALGFTRKLSETLKFSTANFFSEAKQNGILEGTGTFSNPNLTKYFMNPWVNPYNSDGTYNIGKGANVSDIGYWTTLHNVLYTLANNVKTNNLLGLRSNNTLDWKISNNFKYKSVFAVDYNMNTYHRYNNRMHGDGRDYKGTVEQV from the coding sequence ATGAAATTAAAATTTACGTGGATTTTAACAATGCTAACGTTTTTGACCATGCAGTTTTCTTTCGCACAAGAGAAAACTATTTCTGGAATTGTTTCAGATGATGTAGCAGGACCAATTCCGGGAGTAAACGTTACTATTAAAGGCACTACTATTGGTGTTCAAACAGATTTTGACGGTAAATATTCTGTTAAAGCAAAACCAGGAGATGTACTTATATTTTCTTATATGGGAATGCTAGACAAAACAATTACAGTTGGCACATCTTCAGTAGTGAATATTGAGATGAAGGAAGATGGTAAAGCACTGGAAGAAGTAGTCGTAATGGGATATGTTACTAAATCAAAAAGTAATATGACAGGTAGTTCAAAGCAACTTTCAGGCACTGTTTTAAGTGGTGTTCCAACAGTTTCGGTTGATCAGGCATTACAAGGAAAGGTAGTTGGTTTACAAGTGTCAAGTTCTTCTGGAACACCAGGTTCTGTTCAGGACATTCGTATTAGAGGAGCAGGATCAATTTCGGCAAATAATCAGCCTCTTTACGTTATTGATGGTGTACCCGTTATAAGTGGTGACCTTTCTGGGGGTAATGATAATAAAACGATTCAAGCAACAAAAAGTACCGGTTCATCAATGTCAGTTTTAGCTAGTTTAAATAGTCATGATATAGAAAGTATGACAATTTTGAAAGATGCATCTGCAACCGCAGCTTATGGAGCAAGAGGATCTAATGGAGTGATTGTTATTACGACAAAAAGAGGAAAAATTGGGAAACCATCTTATAATTTTAGTAATTCTATTGGTTTCCAGAATAATGCTGTTACAGGAAGAAATGTGCTTACTGGTGATCAAAGAAAAGAATTGTATTTAGATGCTGTTTATAATACTTATGGTGCTTCAGATGGATTTGATAGAGCTGGCGCTGAAAATTGGATATTAAAAACTCCAGAAGGACAAAAAGTTGATGCAAGTAAAGCAAATTTGAAAGATTGGGATGGTGTAAGCCATAATTGGGGTGAATTGTTAAAAAATAAAAATGCTCTAGTTCAGAATACAGATTTCTCTGTGTCAGCTGGGGATGAAAAAACAACTTTTAATGCTTCGCTTGGATATAATAAGACTGAGTCCACTATTAGAGGTGCAGAATTTAGACGTTTTACAGCGGCATTAGGCTTTACAAGAAAATTAAGTGAAACGCTTAAGTTCAGTACAGCTAACTTTTTTTCTGAAGCAAAGCAAAATGGTATTTTGGAAGGAACGGGAACTTTTAGTAACCCAAATTTAACAAAATACTTTATGAATCCATGGGTGAATCCTTATAACAGTGATGGAACATATAATATTGGTAAAGGAGCAAATGTTTCGGATATTGGATATTGGACTACTTTACATAATGTTCTCTATACTTTAGCAAATAATGTTAAGACTAATAATTTATTAGGGCTTAGATCTAATAATACATTAGATTGGAAAATCTCAAATAATTTCAAGTATAAATCTGTGTTTGCTGTAGATTATAATATGAATACGTATCATAGATATAATAATAGAATGCATGGCGACGGTAGGGATTACAAAGGTACTGTAGAGCAAGTATAA
- the mazG gene encoding nucleoside triphosphate pyrophosphohydrolase, which translates to MSRELQLQAFERLLNIMDDLREKCPWDMKQTIQTLRHLTIEETYELGDAILDNDLNEVKKELGDLLLHIVFYAKIGSETNDFDMADVCNEICEKLIHRHPHIYSDTVVKDEEEVKQNWEKLKLKEGKKSVLEGVPRSLPALVKASRIQDKVKGVGFDWEEPHQVWDKVQEELQELQVEVEAGDQDKIEAEFGDVLFSMINYARFLNVNAEDALERTNKKFIKRFQYLESKAGELGKPLMDMTLAEMDVFWNEAKKL; encoded by the coding sequence CGTGAAAAATGCCCTTGGGACATGAAGCAAACCATACAAACTTTGCGACATCTTACTATCGAAGAAACTTACGAATTGGGTGATGCAATCTTAGATAATGATCTTAACGAAGTAAAGAAGGAGTTAGGAGATTTGTTATTACATATTGTTTTTTATGCCAAAATTGGTAGTGAAACAAATGATTTTGATATGGCCGATGTGTGTAATGAAATTTGTGAAAAACTCATTCATCGTCATCCGCATATTTATAGCGATACAGTTGTAAAAGATGAAGAAGAAGTAAAGCAAAACTGGGAAAAACTCAAATTAAAAGAAGGAAAAAAGTCTGTTTTAGAAGGAGTTCCGAGAAGTTTGCCGGCATTGGTTAAAGCTAGCAGAATACAGGATAAGGTAAAAGGAGTAGGTTTTGATTGGGAAGAACCACATCAGGTTTGGGACAAAGTACAAGAAGAATTGCAAGAATTACAAGTTGAAGTAGAAGCTGGTGATCAAGATAAAATTGAAGCGGAGTTTGGAGATGTTTTATTCTCAATGATTAATTACGCTCGATTTTTAAATGTAAATGCCGAAGATGCTTTGGAACGCACCAATAAAAAATTTATAAAACGCTTTCAATACCTTGAGAGTAAAGCAGGTGAGTTAGGAAAACCACTTATGGATATGACTTTGGCAGAAATGGATGTATTTTGGAACGAAGCAAAAAAGCTGTAA
- a CDS encoding Crp/Fnr family transcriptional regulator, with translation MNKCDQCIVRQLTSLKALNKDEVIKLANSKTTYTIKKGDPIFEEGEITNGVFCVKDGVGKLSKLSANGKDQIVKLVKSGELLGQRSMISNEPANLSAKALDDMEVCFIPKSEIITFFNQNNQFSMNVMKTICEDLKDSDNHTVSLAQKTVKSRLAETLLYLYDTFGENKDKTLKIQLSRDELASMIGTATESCIRLLSDFKKLDVIDLVGKKIVLKNFIALKKMAE, from the coding sequence ATGAATAAATGTGATCAATGTATCGTAAGACAACTTACCTCGTTAAAAGCTTTAAACAAAGATGAAGTTATTAAACTAGCAAATAGTAAAACTACTTACACAATTAAAAAAGGTGATCCTATCTTTGAAGAAGGTGAAATTACTAATGGTGTTTTTTGTGTAAAAGATGGTGTTGGTAAACTTTCTAAGCTAAGCGCTAATGGTAAAGACCAGATTGTGAAGCTTGTAAAATCTGGAGAGCTTTTAGGTCAGCGCTCTATGATTAGCAACGAACCTGCCAATTTAAGTGCAAAAGCTTTAGATGATATGGAAGTATGTTTTATTCCAAAATCTGAAATTATCACTTTCTTTAATCAAAATAATCAGTTTTCTATGAATGTCATGAAAACAATTTGTGAAGATTTAAAAGACTCTGATAACCATACGGTTTCCTTAGCTCAAAAGACTGTTAAATCTCGTTTGGCTGAAACCTTATTGTATTTATATGATACTTTTGGTGAAAACAAAGACAAAACACTTAAAATTCAACTATCTAGAGATGAATTAGCAAGTATGATTGGTACGGCTACTGAAAGTTGTATTCGATTATTATCTGATTTTAAAAAGCTAGATGTTATTGATTTAGTTGGTAAAAAAATTGTTTTGAAAAACTTTATTGCCTTAAAAAAAATGGCTGAATAA